A window of the Ostrea edulis chromosome 1, xbOstEdul1.1, whole genome shotgun sequence genome harbors these coding sequences:
- the LOC125675071 gene encoding enteropeptidase-like yields MDFLSTFLMVCTLCIFNSEAALEAVYLPSTCTSPLSSSFTTSMRVQSSSALTYSDNVNCVITVSAPSGHKVLALPRRFELEEQRTGACVDYLNFYDGASTGSSKINAQPYCDRTGPHNVSSSSTSMTLEFVTDGSAGYRGFDIIFAAVTNAPCAADYFGCTNGLCVDRTLRCDSFNQCGDESDETACTAEELGIVDDDSALIYGLAFGLGSVVVISIIVGVLVYRHYRWKRFLNEPIPKDHYQNASSNYPVTKKYYKRAYQSYTYNSIDSQIPSRMSNDFETDDDLDAGSRPMTPSSSVSKKNNLTVPVAKSGKVNLRANTGASNC; encoded by the exons ATGGATTTTCTATCGACGTTCCTGATGGTGTGTACCTTGTGTATATTTAATTCTGAAGCAGCGCTAGAAGCAG TGTATTTACCATCAACATGCACCTCACCGCTGTCGTCATCTTTTACAACAAGCATGCGTGTACAATCAAGTAGCGCACTGACGTATAGTGACAACGTCAACTGCGTCATCACTGTATCCGCACCATCAGGACACAAGGTTCTAGCTTTACCCAG GAGATTCGAACTAGAGGAACAACGAACTGGGGCATGCGTGGACTATTTAAATTTTTACGACGGAGCTTCTACAGGTTCCAGTAAGATTAATGCGCAGCCATATTGTGACAGAACAGGGCCGCACAACGTCAGTTCCTCCTCTACGTCGATGACCTTAGAATTCGTCACTGACGGCAGTGCTGGATACAGGGGATTCGATATCATATTTGCTGCAGTCACAAATG CACCGTGTGCCGCAGATTACTTTGGCTGTACAAATGGTTTGTGCGTGGACAGAACGTTGCGATGTGACAGTTTTAATCAGTGTGGAGACGAATCGGACGAAACAGCATGCACAG CGGAAGAGCTTGGTAttgttgacgatgattctgcTCTGATTTATGGATTGGCATTTGGCCTTGGTTCTGTCGTTGTAATAAGCATCATTGTCGGAGTTCTGGTGTACAGACATTACAGATGGAAGAGATTTTTGAACGAACCTATACCTAAAGACCACTATCAAAACGCTTCCAGCAATTATCCCGTCACCAAGAAATATTACAAGCGAGCCTATCAGTCTTACACATACAACAGCATAGATTCACAAATTCCATCGCGCATGTCCAACGACTTTGAAACAGATGACGATCTTGATGCCGGATCACGACCAATGACACCATCTTCTTCcgtttcaaagaaaaataaccTGACGGTTCCAGTAGCAAAATCAGGAAAAGTTAACCTACGAGCAAATACGGGAGCTAGCAATTGCTGA